In the genome of Fulvitalea axinellae, one region contains:
- a CDS encoding MBL fold metallo-hydrolase: MKVTKPGLLAVTLVSALTFSALAMSDSKEKKNRKKKRLEKMEASDHYRDGKFFNDAPMDTFGFKKVMRILKKHFTGKFPDKIANVEFPLSNTPWDNDLDSDLWFSWLGHSTVFLQIEGHKVLIDPVLSKRTSFVQWMGPKRMHPFPVNPDSIPDPDVIVISHNHYDHLDKKSIKRLHPRTVHFLVPLGVGKYLESWGVDPGKIHEMDWWEEFQLNGLRITLTPGQHGSGRGFGDKEETFWGGYAMKGKRKNVYYSGDTGFFKGFADIGNRLGPFDLSLIQIGAYNKDWPKVHMFPEEAVDAQKMVKAKVMVPLHWGTFPLAFHSWYDPAVRIRKAMAKENMPLVFPLLGEQVAYDKMDFEHVWWENLVPEKYKGTDIEQKTIK, from the coding sequence ATGAAAGTAACAAAACCGGGCCTCTTAGCCGTTACCCTTGTATCCGCACTGACCTTTAGCGCCTTGGCAATGAGCGATTCGAAGGAAAAGAAAAACAGAAAGAAAAAGAGATTGGAAAAAATGGAAGCTTCCGACCATTACCGCGACGGAAAATTCTTCAATGACGCCCCGATGGACACTTTCGGTTTCAAGAAGGTAATGCGGATTTTAAAAAAACACTTCACTGGCAAATTTCCGGATAAAATTGCCAATGTAGAGTTCCCTTTATCGAACACTCCGTGGGACAATGACCTTGACTCCGACCTTTGGTTTTCTTGGCTGGGGCATTCCACCGTTTTTCTTCAAATAGAAGGGCATAAAGTTCTGATCGATCCGGTTCTCAGCAAGCGTACCTCGTTTGTGCAGTGGATGGGCCCGAAACGTATGCACCCTTTTCCCGTAAACCCCGACTCCATTCCGGACCCGGACGTTATCGTAATATCGCATAACCATTACGACCACCTGGACAAAAAATCCATTAAGAGACTGCACCCGAGAACCGTCCATTTTCTAGTGCCGCTAGGCGTAGGCAAATATTTGGAAAGCTGGGGTGTGGATCCCGGCAAAATCCATGAAATGGACTGGTGGGAAGAATTTCAGCTTAACGGCCTCCGGATAACGCTTACGCCCGGCCAACACGGATCCGGACGCGGATTTGGCGATAAGGAAGAAACGTTTTGGGGAGGCTACGCCATGAAGGGCAAACGGAAAAACGTATACTATAGCGGTGACACCGGCTTTTTCAAAGGCTTCGCCGATATCGGAAACCGCTTGGGGCCGTTTGACCTTTCGCTTATACAGATCGGCGCTTACAACAAGGATTGGCCCAAGGTACATATGTTTCCGGAAGAAGCCGTTGACGCCCAAAAGATGGTAAAGGCAAAAGTGATGGTTCCTTTGCATTGGGGTACGTTTCCGTTGGCTTTCCACAGTTGGTATGACCCGGCAGTACGAATCAGAAAGGCTATGGCCAAAGAAAATATGCCTCTTGTATTTCCGCTATTAGGCGAACAGGTGGCTTATGACAAAATGGACTTCGAGCACGTATGGTGGGAAAATCTCGTTCCCGAAAAATATAAAGGGACGGACATCGAGCAAAAGACAATCAAATAG
- a CDS encoding nitric-oxide reductase large subunit, whose translation MGNRKHWFWFAFTIIASFAVLGYYGAEIYRTAPPIPEKVFDSKGNVLMTAQQIKDGQNVWQSIGGQEIGSVWGHGAYQAPDWTADYLHRQSIIILDGWAKAENGKTYEAQDDETKAKLEARLKKMIRENRYDNTSKTLTVSNERAESFHALEKYYTALFMGDPSLKGLRESYAMAEHTVKDAGRMKDMNAFFFWATWVTSTDRPGDNITYTNNWPSEKLIDNKPTASIVLWSVFSVVLMIAGIIYLSFFYAKNEEEELSPEEMPNEDPMRGLKATPSMKAVLKYIWVVCALFLLQMGMGILTAHYGVEGQALFGFPLAEYLPYTVTRSWHLQLAIFWIATSWLATGLFIAPSVAGFEPKYQKLGVNVLFVALVILVFGSMTGQWYAIMQKLGLVENFWFGHQGYEYVELGRFWQLILLVGLLIWLALMGRCLIPAIKTQKESRSLLILFLISSIAIALFYASGLMWDRQTHLAIAEYWRWWVVHLWVEGFFEVFATVVIAFLFVRMGLLRMRSATKASIASATIFLFGGIIGTFHHLYFSGTPTAVLALGSAFSALEIVPLSLIGYEAYHHYKLTKEKPWLKAYKWPIYYFIAVAFWNGVGAGVFGFLINPPIALYYMQGLNTTPVHGHTALFGVYGMLGIGLMLFVLRAMRADAQWNEKLMKWGFWGLNIGLGAMMIISVLPVGIAQAYVSITDGMWYARSAEFLQQDIFEAIRWSRVIGDVLFAGGAGTLIFFIFKLSKEKLIGQKSESSVSEKVEEHA comes from the coding sequence ATGGGAAACAGGAAACATTGGTTTTGGTTCGCCTTTACCATTATCGCCTCATTTGCGGTATTAGGTTATTACGGCGCGGAAATATACCGGACGGCCCCGCCGATACCGGAAAAGGTCTTCGATTCGAAAGGGAATGTGCTGATGACCGCCCAACAGATCAAAGACGGGCAGAACGTTTGGCAATCGATCGGAGGGCAGGAGATAGGCAGTGTGTGGGGACACGGCGCATACCAGGCCCCAGATTGGACCGCCGATTACCTTCACCGCCAATCCATCATCATATTGGACGGATGGGCCAAAGCCGAAAACGGCAAAACCTACGAAGCGCAGGATGATGAGACCAAAGCCAAGCTGGAAGCGAGGCTTAAGAAAATGATCCGGGAAAATCGCTATGACAACACTAGTAAAACACTGACAGTCAGTAATGAAAGAGCCGAATCGTTTCACGCTTTGGAAAAATATTACACAGCCTTGTTTATGGGCGACCCTAGCCTAAAAGGTCTGCGGGAGTCATATGCCATGGCGGAGCATACCGTGAAAGACGCGGGAAGGATGAAAGACATGAACGCTTTCTTCTTCTGGGCCACTTGGGTAACTTCAACTGACCGGCCCGGCGACAATATCACTTACACAAACAACTGGCCTAGCGAAAAACTCATCGACAATAAACCTACGGCATCAATAGTATTGTGGTCCGTTTTCTCGGTAGTCTTGATGATCGCCGGAATTATCTATCTTTCGTTTTTCTACGCCAAAAACGAAGAAGAGGAATTAAGCCCCGAAGAGATGCCTAACGAAGATCCGATGAGAGGATTAAAGGCCACTCCTTCGATGAAAGCGGTGCTGAAATACATCTGGGTAGTATGCGCCTTGTTTCTACTTCAAATGGGTATGGGTATCCTTACCGCTCACTATGGCGTTGAAGGACAGGCACTTTTCGGTTTTCCTTTAGCGGAATACCTGCCATATACCGTAACGCGTTCTTGGCACTTGCAATTGGCTATTTTCTGGATCGCCACTTCATGGTTGGCTACCGGGTTGTTTATCGCCCCAAGCGTTGCGGGCTTTGAGCCAAAATACCAAAAGCTCGGAGTTAACGTACTCTTTGTAGCGCTGGTTATCCTCGTTTTCGGTTCCATGACTGGACAGTGGTATGCCATCATGCAGAAGCTCGGATTGGTCGAAAACTTCTGGTTTGGCCACCAAGGCTACGAATACGTAGAGTTAGGCCGTTTTTGGCAATTGATTCTATTGGTTGGCCTGTTAATCTGGCTTGCGCTTATGGGGCGTTGTTTGATCCCAGCCATCAAAACGCAAAAGGAAAGTCGCTCGTTGCTTATTCTTTTCCTTATTTCGAGTATCGCTATCGCACTGTTTTACGCATCCGGTTTGATGTGGGACAGACAGACACACTTGGCCATCGCCGAGTACTGGCGCTGGTGGGTAGTGCACTTGTGGGTTGAAGGATTCTTCGAGGTCTTCGCTACAGTGGTTATCGCTTTCCTCTTTGTGCGCATGGGACTGTTGCGTATGCGATCGGCCACTAAGGCGAGTATCGCTTCGGCCACTATATTCCTTTTCGGCGGTATTATCGGAACGTTCCACCACCTGTATTTCTCTGGAACTCCCACAGCGGTATTGGCTTTGGGCTCGGCCTTCAGCGCATTGGAAATCGTACCTCTTTCATTGATTGGTTACGAAGCTTACCACCATTATAAGCTTACGAAAGAAAAGCCTTGGCTTAAGGCTTACAAATGGCCGATCTATTACTTTATCGCTGTGGCTTTCTGGAACGGCGTGGGAGCTGGAGTATTCGGGTTCTTGATTAACCCTCCAATTGCCCTGTATTATATGCAAGGTCTCAACACAACGCCGGTACACGGCCATACGGCTCTCTTTGGTGTTTACGGAATGTTGGGAATCGGGCTTATGCTCTTTGTGCTCCGAGCCATGCGCGCTGACGCCCAATGGAACGAGAAACTGATGAAATGGGGATTCTGGGGACTTAATATCGGACTGGGAGCGATGATGATTATCAGTGTACTTCCGGTTGGTATCGCCCAAGCTTACGTCAGTATCACCGACGGTATGTGGTACGCCCGTTCCGCCGAGTTCTTGCAACAGGATATCTTTGAAGCCATACGCTGGAGCCGTGTTATTGGCGACGTTCTGTTCGCCGGTGGGGCCGGAACTCTGATCTTCTTTATCTTTAAGCTTTCCAAAGAAAAGCTTATCGGGCAAAAATCAGAATCCTCCGTTTCTGAAAAAGTAGAAGAACACGCATAA
- a CDS encoding GAF domain-containing protein, whose protein sequence is MYFFEKIKGFASKEGMSRDERASLETGNIWAVFGITASFGISVVLYFVYPNLAPYFLAITTIGIIYLLSVWLGVNSLFGRIFLATLSPFIFSEAHTANMHSTDGIIPGITLLQAAMIIMPWVLFNIKERVIQFSMITLSSVMTSVPIFRVGYLNSGIDNSVLYSESIHVFFMVVSFVVLLVSYLMNINSIKSLNDHNETLWSEMEEKQQDLEAQSNDLKKYVKQIEEQNKANEIRQWEVEGLANLANLLRNGDATLTDGSYLSALINYLEANQGAVYKLEEEGDDVFLTMMDCYAYGRKKFEEQRFLPGQGIVGQAYLERREVILTEIPQDYVRITSGLGEARPNCVIVVPCIYREKVWGMLELASFKVMGDVEERFLTEAGKEIAAYLSGLSTMELLRNQSEVKNKFLV, encoded by the coding sequence ATGTATTTTTTTGAAAAGATAAAAGGTTTCGCTTCAAAGGAAGGGATGAGCAGGGACGAAAGGGCTAGTCTGGAAACAGGCAATATTTGGGCGGTTTTCGGCATTACGGCCTCGTTTGGAATCAGTGTTGTTTTGTATTTTGTTTATCCGAATCTGGCTCCTTACTTTTTAGCTATTACTACAATTGGAATCATTTACTTATTGAGCGTATGGCTAGGGGTCAACAGTTTATTCGGACGTATCTTTTTGGCTACCCTGAGCCCGTTTATTTTTTCTGAAGCCCATACGGCCAACATGCATAGTACGGACGGTATCATTCCCGGAATAACGCTTTTGCAGGCGGCCATGATTATCATGCCTTGGGTATTGTTCAACATAAAGGAAAGGGTTATCCAATTTTCAATGATTACGCTTTCTTCCGTAATGACCAGTGTTCCTATTTTTAGAGTAGGATATTTGAACTCCGGAATCGATAATTCGGTGCTTTATTCCGAATCAATCCATGTGTTTTTTATGGTCGTGTCCTTTGTAGTGTTGTTGGTCAGTTACCTTATGAATATCAATTCCATCAAAAGCCTGAATGACCACAATGAAACGCTTTGGAGTGAGATGGAGGAGAAGCAACAAGACCTTGAGGCACAATCCAACGATCTGAAAAAGTACGTCAAGCAAATTGAAGAGCAAAACAAGGCTAACGAGATCAGGCAATGGGAGGTTGAAGGACTGGCTAATCTAGCCAACCTTTTGCGTAACGGAGACGCAACCCTGACAGACGGCTCATACCTTTCCGCTTTGATTAATTATCTAGAAGCGAACCAAGGAGCGGTGTATAAGCTGGAAGAGGAAGGCGACGACGTTTTTCTGACCATGATGGATTGTTATGCCTATGGCCGAAAGAAATTTGAGGAACAACGCTTCTTACCGGGACAGGGAATTGTGGGGCAAGCTTATCTTGAGCGAAGGGAAGTGATCCTTACGGAAATTCCGCAAGACTATGTTCGTATCACGTCCGGATTGGGCGAAGCCCGACCCAATTGTGTTATCGTGGTGCCGTGTATTTACAGGGAAAAAGTATGGGGGATGCTGGAACTGGCCTCTTTTAAAGTGATGGGGGATGTGGAAGAAAGATTCTTGACCGAAGCCGGAAAAGAGATAGCCGCATACCTTTCGGGCCTATCGACTATGGAGCTCCTTCGAAACCAATCAGAAGTAAAAAATAAATTTCTGGTTTAG
- a CDS encoding formylglycine-generating enzyme family protein, producing MTNLTIMILAAFMSLKCVEKDEPPTKKKEEKPQGKYAAMVTVPAGKFTMGCDANIDPVCFYTSNEQLHTVYLDEFQIDKYEVTFKRYQKCVDAGVCTPPAIGGALNYGWPGVDLFPVNGVTWFQAKEFCEWEGKRLPTEAEWEKAARGTDKRTYPWGNESPSCEYAVMDRPNAGFLGCGTGNTLNVGSKPKGASPYGALDMAGNLWEWTADWYDEEYFDKSPKKNPKGPANGDYKVARGGDFFSRAGYELRTTSRFYYEPSDYSIAIGFRCAK from the coding sequence ATGACAAACCTGACAATTATGATATTGGCGGCCTTTATGTCGTTGAAATGTGTGGAAAAAGATGAACCGCCCACCAAGAAGAAAGAAGAGAAACCGCAAGGAAAATATGCTGCAATGGTCACCGTCCCGGCCGGGAAATTCACTATGGGATGCGACGCGAATATCGACCCAGTATGTTTCTACACTTCAAACGAACAATTACATACCGTTTATCTCGATGAGTTCCAGATAGACAAATACGAGGTGACCTTCAAACGCTACCAAAAGTGCGTGGACGCAGGCGTTTGCACTCCGCCAGCCATAGGGGGCGCCCTGAATTACGGATGGCCGGGCGTCGATCTTTTTCCCGTAAACGGAGTCACTTGGTTTCAGGCCAAAGAATTTTGCGAATGGGAAGGCAAGAGATTGCCTACCGAAGCCGAATGGGAAAAGGCTGCCAGAGGTACGGACAAACGAACTTATCCGTGGGGCAACGAATCCCCGTCATGCGAATACGCCGTTATGGACCGTCCAAACGCCGGTTTTTTAGGATGCGGTACGGGCAACACCCTGAACGTGGGCTCCAAACCCAAAGGCGCGTCGCCGTACGGCGCGCTGGACATGGCCGGCAATCTATGGGAATGGACCGCCGACTGGTACGATGAGGAATATTTTGACAAAAGCCCGAAAAAGAACCCCAAAGGCCCCGCCAACGGAGATTACAAAGTGGCCCGTGGCGGCGATTTCTTCAGCAGGGCGGGTTACGAACTCCGCACCACCAGCCGCTTCTACTACGAGCCCAGCGATTACAGCATAGCCATCGGTTTCAGATGCGCCAAATAA
- a CDS encoding lactonase family protein translates to MKLHPITFLLKILTPLFFVLVLAGCGKSSGGDSYPFYVGTYTKGESEGIYRYILGKDGELRKVALAAVSENPSFLALSSDRKYLLAVNENAEGTVESFQVKGDSLLLVNSSSSGGAHPCFVSTNNQGYILTANYTGGNVGLLKMGERGKLSGLLDVQQHSGKGSTDRQTAPHAHSARFAPKDKGVISVDLGTNELWFSKISDSDKKLMPTEPRKLGMAPGAGPRHLAFHPKNNWLYVVNELDCTVTQLVETESGKYEKAKSVSTLPEGFDGQNTCADIHATADGKFVYVSNRGDESIAIFGVDAENGALSLVGHEKVRGKSPRNFALSPDENFLIVANQLTNNIISFKRDKETGLLTYVSEIGAPTPVCILF, encoded by the coding sequence ATGAAATTACATCCGATAACGTTCCTACTGAAGATTCTTACACCTTTATTTTTTGTTTTGGTCTTGGCCGGTTGTGGAAAGTCGTCGGGAGGGGATTCGTATCCGTTTTATGTCGGGACATATACCAAGGGAGAAAGCGAGGGAATCTATCGGTATATTTTGGGGAAAGACGGGGAATTGCGCAAAGTGGCTTTGGCGGCGGTATCGGAAAATCCGTCGTTTTTGGCATTAAGTTCCGACAGGAAATACCTTTTGGCTGTAAATGAGAACGCGGAGGGAACGGTGGAGTCTTTTCAGGTTAAAGGCGACAGTTTGCTTTTGGTCAACAGCAGTTCCAGTGGCGGAGCGCACCCTTGTTTTGTAAGTACGAATAATCAGGGATATATTCTTACGGCCAATTATACGGGCGGAAATGTCGGGTTGTTGAAAATGGGGGAGCGGGGTAAGCTTTCGGGATTGTTGGATGTTCAGCAACATAGCGGAAAAGGATCGACCGATAGGCAAACGGCTCCGCACGCCCACTCGGCGAGATTCGCCCCGAAAGACAAAGGCGTAATCTCGGTGGATTTGGGAACGAACGAATTGTGGTTTTCGAAAATCAGCGATAGCGACAAGAAACTTATGCCGACGGAGCCCCGGAAGTTGGGCATGGCGCCGGGCGCCGGACCAAGGCATTTGGCTTTTCACCCGAAAAACAATTGGCTGTATGTGGTGAACGAGCTCGACTGTACCGTGACCCAGCTGGTAGAGACTGAATCAGGGAAATACGAAAAAGCGAAATCGGTGTCGACTTTGCCCGAGGGTTTTGACGGGCAGAACACTTGCGCGGATATCCACGCCACCGCCGACGGGAAGTTTGTGTACGTATCGAATAGGGGAGACGAAAGCATCGCTATTTTTGGAGTTGATGCGGAAAACGGGGCTCTCAGCTTGGTAGGACATGAGAAAGTAAGAGGCAAGAGCCCACGAAACTTCGCTTTGAGCCCGGATGAGAATTTCCTTATTGTAGCCAATCAGTTGACCAACAATATCATATCTTTTAAGAGAGATAAAGAAACGGGATTGTTGACTTACGTTTCGGAGATTGGGGCGCCTACGCCGGTGTGTATTCTATTTTAA
- a CDS encoding formylglycine-generating enzyme family protein, giving the protein MKLYTKHILATSRNKFGKTMALALMLLTVTLASAQDIDDEEMVIVPAGEFIMGCDYEGNEQNCLEEASPAHKVYVDGFRIDKYMVTYRRYNKCVAEGVCTPLFEGAACNAGMPWNSNHPVNCVDYAQAAAFCEWDGGKRLPTEAEWEKAARGTDGRKFPWGNQSPNCDLAVMNRKKKGDKGMGPGCGAGTTQPVGSRPKGASPYGAMDMAGNLFEWTADWFDPAYFKNSPKKNPKGPKTGHHKTLKGSSWLMRTDAGMMSSVRSGYSPLGQGYVVGFRCAKTL; this is encoded by the coding sequence ATGAAATTATACACAAAACATATCTTGGCCACAAGCCGAAACAAATTCGGGAAAACCATGGCCCTAGCCCTAATGTTGCTGACCGTTACGCTTGCCAGCGCCCAAGACATCGACGACGAGGAAATGGTGATTGTCCCCGCCGGGGAGTTCATTATGGGATGCGACTACGAGGGCAATGAGCAAAACTGCCTGGAAGAAGCCAGCCCGGCCCACAAAGTATACGTCGACGGTTTTCGCATAGACAAATATATGGTGACTTACAGACGCTACAACAAATGCGTAGCCGAAGGCGTATGCACTCCCCTGTTTGAGGGCGCCGCCTGCAACGCCGGAATGCCTTGGAACAGCAACCACCCCGTAAACTGCGTTGACTACGCCCAAGCCGCCGCATTCTGTGAATGGGACGGGGGCAAACGCCTCCCAACCGAAGCCGAGTGGGAAAAAGCGGCGCGCGGCACCGACGGAAGGAAATTCCCTTGGGGCAACCAATCCCCGAATTGCGATTTGGCCGTAATGAACCGAAAAAAGAAAGGCGATAAAGGCATGGGCCCCGGATGCGGTGCCGGAACTACCCAGCCCGTAGGCTCCCGGCCAAAAGGAGCCTCGCCCTACGGCGCTATGGATATGGCCGGCAACCTGTTCGAATGGACCGCCGATTGGTTTGATCCGGCATATTTCAAAAACAGTCCGAAGAAAAACCCGAAAGGCCCGAAAACGGGACACCACAAGACATTGAAAGGAAGCAGTTGGCTAATGCGTACCGATGCCGGAATGATGTCCTCCGTCCGGTCCGGATACTCGCCTTTGGGCCAAGGCTACGTAGTGGGATTTCGTTGCGCGAAAACTCTTTGA
- a CDS encoding DUF3365 domain-containing protein translates to MANTLKQTLLILSIISTLSACSGKKSTTNNTENQRTTVTAPEKPKTLSRIALTESKCGTCHSFDPSKEILAPSFAKIKTAYIKLYPSKGDFVKHLSEFSLHPEESKSKIPGAIKSFGLMPELGFSKENTEKIASFLYDTPIEEKGWYPEKYNLEKNKAHSSNTQKKNKISQAKELALATKAQLGKNLLGAIKTKGTAGALSFCNTKAIHLTDSMASVLGVHIRRVSDKPRNPINLADKPALEYIHSAKKAIESGEKPKPKMRLDHGKSIVYIPIMTNKMCMQCHGEKKTEIKTATLKKIEKLYPADKAKDYKPNQLRGIWVVETK, encoded by the coding sequence ATGGCAAACACTCTAAAACAAACCCTCCTGATTCTCTCCATCATATCCACACTTTCGGCGTGTTCAGGAAAAAAGTCGACGACTAATAACACAGAAAACCAGCGAACAACGGTAACCGCTCCGGAAAAGCCTAAAACACTGTCCAGAATAGCCCTAACTGAATCCAAATGCGGTACATGCCACAGTTTTGACCCTTCGAAAGAAATTCTCGCTCCATCATTCGCAAAAATCAAAACCGCTTACATTAAACTCTATCCAAGCAAAGGTGATTTTGTAAAGCACCTGAGCGAATTTTCATTACACCCCGAAGAATCCAAAAGCAAAATACCGGGAGCCATAAAGAGTTTCGGTTTAATGCCTGAATTAGGATTTTCGAAAGAAAATACCGAAAAAATAGCGTCGTTTCTTTACGACACACCAATAGAGGAAAAAGGATGGTATCCGGAAAAATATAATTTGGAGAAGAATAAGGCCCACTCATCAAACACTCAAAAAAAGAACAAAATAAGCCAAGCCAAAGAATTGGCATTGGCAACCAAAGCCCAATTGGGCAAAAATCTGCTAGGGGCCATCAAGACAAAAGGTACCGCAGGTGCGCTAAGTTTTTGCAATACCAAAGCCATACACCTGACCGATAGCATGGCCTCGGTATTGGGTGTCCATATCCGAAGGGTATCGGATAAACCGCGAAACCCAATTAACCTGGCTGACAAACCTGCTTTGGAATATATTCACTCAGCAAAGAAAGCAATTGAGTCGGGAGAAAAACCGAAACCCAAAATGCGCTTGGACCACGGAAAGTCTATTGTTTATATACCGATAATGACGAATAAGATGTGTATGCAATGCCACGGTGAAAAGAAAACCGAGATCAAAACAGCTACATTGAAAAAAATAGAAAAGTTATATCCCGCAGATAAAGCCAAAGACTACAAACCAAATCAGTTAAGAGGAATTTGGGTTGTGGAAACTAAGTAA
- the trhA gene encoding PAQR family membrane homeostasis protein TrhA yields MKEVRPYTENEEIANGLTHALGIVLGIVGTVALCLKSSSGVEWVAALVYGVSLVALYSASTTYHLVKPPKRKAIFKKFDHAGIYVLIAGTYTPFLLLNIDSGRGLIVLGVLWLSALAGILYKFFFIHKMKKFSTVLYLLMGWVPAITFPTLYEVVGPDGVFWIVAGGVLYSSGVIFYADKVRPYRHAIWHVFVLMASIAHFIAIYAYSFPNSVR; encoded by the coding sequence ATGAAAGAAGTGAGGCCATATACAGAGAATGAGGAAATAGCCAACGGGCTTACGCATGCGCTCGGGATAGTGTTGGGAATTGTGGGTACGGTTGCCTTATGTCTAAAATCCTCGTCTGGGGTAGAGTGGGTTGCCGCGTTGGTATATGGAGTATCGTTAGTGGCGCTTTATAGCGCGTCCACGACGTATCACTTGGTGAAACCGCCTAAACGGAAAGCGATTTTTAAGAAGTTTGACCATGCCGGCATTTATGTGTTGATAGCGGGAACTTACACGCCTTTTCTTTTGCTGAATATCGATTCGGGCAGAGGGCTGATTGTGTTAGGCGTTTTATGGCTATCGGCTTTGGCGGGTATACTTTATAAGTTCTTTTTTATTCATAAAATGAAAAAGTTCTCCACGGTTTTGTATCTGCTTATGGGCTGGGTTCCGGCTATTACTTTTCCGACGCTGTATGAGGTAGTGGGGCCAGACGGCGTTTTTTGGATTGTAGCTGGAGGCGTTCTGTATTCTTCAGGCGTAATTTTTTATGCTGATAAGGTACGCCCTTATCGTCATGCAATCTGGCATGTATTTGTTCTGATGGCCAGTATCGCGCATTTTATCGCTATTTACGCTTATTCTTTTCCGAATTCCGTTAGGTAA
- a CDS encoding RyR domain-containing protein has translation MDKEILEKLAERVHIRWMEKRLGEGWTFGPQRSDDEKEHPCLVPYEELTEIEKEYDRATARETLEVLDELGYDLVKRIDDKNR, from the coding sequence ATGGATAAGGAAATTTTAGAAAAATTAGCGGAAAGGGTTCATATCAGGTGGATGGAAAAACGCTTAGGCGAAGGTTGGACTTTCGGACCACAACGGAGCGATGATGAAAAAGAACACCCATGTTTGGTTCCTTATGAGGAGCTTACGGAAATAGAAAAAGAGTACGATAGAGCTACGGCAAGAGAAACACTTGAAGTTTTGGATGAATTAGGGTACGATCTTGTTAAGCGTATAGACGATAAAAATAGATGA
- a CDS encoding M91 family zinc metallopeptidase encodes MFVRKPPVPADSDRGFASGSDYVSPEVKDSFPPVARLSAGVLRSDLEANDPDLYAKRYELEPFTEILERELGEYETLRKAEETLAGEHPFWTFGEKMEHFRAKKQALIDQMWEAVDRMEHLIYDWYRRNPLPYVSLKKEEPKHRPFARAILSTLDQLRLEHIRLVKKTMEDGYEIWFPDKAKMHWRERASVMGFWERLVSNQTYLMTNGQKVYQDKEDLDKFKYTIFSSLAKLYSRPFGRRFLNTIGETGKSVLIEPESTWRRHRQAKQHSGFSRDRCHPNAWLDHDIAGRGSSIYKFNESCPLPPRIVPNPEGGVSSSVIIDEDKQETLKNAYYAADDWVADDPPEYKGVPTEDIPIEETIKPHFDNVGSVTFMPDFVSLAHELGHAHHFQKGIGMKHIYKEIFKRRPKWKYWTSLEEFAVIREIENKIREEHGILPRQFHVTSPYAFEQFLV; translated from the coding sequence GTGTTTGTCCGTAAACCTCCCGTCCCCGCCGATTCTGACCGTGGTTTTGCTTCCGGAAGCGATTATGTTTCGCCGGAGGTGAAGGACTCGTTTCCTCCTGTGGCTAGGCTTTCCGCCGGGGTTTTGCGTAGTGATTTGGAAGCTAACGATCCGGATTTGTATGCGAAGCGTTATGAGTTGGAGCCGTTTACCGAGATTTTGGAGCGGGAGCTGGGTGAGTATGAGACCTTACGTAAAGCGGAGGAAACGCTGGCCGGAGAACATCCGTTTTGGACTTTTGGGGAGAAGATGGAACATTTCAGAGCCAAGAAACAGGCTCTTATTGACCAGATGTGGGAAGCGGTGGACAGGATGGAACACCTAATCTATGATTGGTACCGGAGGAATCCGCTCCCGTACGTATCGTTAAAGAAAGAGGAGCCGAAGCACAGACCCTTCGCTAGGGCCATTCTTTCGACGTTGGACCAACTTCGGCTTGAGCATATCCGCTTGGTAAAGAAAACGATGGAAGACGGTTATGAAATCTGGTTTCCTGACAAAGCGAAAATGCATTGGAGAGAGCGGGCTTCTGTAATGGGATTTTGGGAGCGTTTGGTTTCCAACCAGACTTATCTGATGACTAACGGACAAAAGGTTTATCAGGACAAAGAGGATCTGGATAAGTTTAAGTATACGATTTTCTCAAGCTTGGCCAAGCTGTATAGCCGTCCGTTTGGAAGACGTTTTTTGAATACTATTGGCGAGACGGGGAAAAGTGTGCTGATCGAGCCTGAAAGTACTTGGCGAAGGCACCGGCAGGCTAAGCAACATTCTGGGTTTTCCAGAGATCGTTGTCATCCTAATGCTTGGTTGGACCATGACATCGCTGGAAGAGGCAGCAGTATTTATAAGTTTAACGAATCGTGCCCGTTGCCTCCGCGTATTGTTCCGAATCCTGAAGGGGGAGTATCAAGCTCTGTGATTATTGACGAGGACAAACAAGAGACTTTGAAAAACGCGTATTATGCGGCGGATGATTGGGTGGCGGACGATCCGCCGGAGTATAAGGGCGTACCGACTGAAGATATCCCGATAGAGGAAACGATAAAGCCTCATTTTGATAATGTGGGTTCGGTTACGTTTATGCCCGATTTTGTGAGCTTGGCCCATGAGCTGGGGCACGCACATCATTTTCAGAAAGGCATTGGGATGAAGCATATTTATAAGGAGATCTTTAAAAGAAGACCGAAGTGGAAGTATTGGACTTCGTTGGAGGAGTTTGCGGTGATTAGGGAAATTGAGAATAAGATTAGGGAAGAACACGGAATATTGCCGAGGCAGTTTCACGTGACTTCGCCATATGCTTTTGAGCAATTTCTTGTTTAG